AAAGTCATCTTTTCCAAGAAATTCATTAACCCTCCACCCCTCCTCACTCGGTCTGCTCTACCAGttctaatattttttcttattttaacgAAGCAAACCTCTACCTCTGCGCTTTTATCTCTCAATTTCCGTCCTCACATTTGTACTCACCCCTCTCACATTGTCATCCCAGGATTATAAGAATTATCTCAAGGCACTCTGTACTGCTGACTATTGCTTTCTCGCTATAAATATAAGCTTATTTCACAGCTGTTACATTGGCTTCAGCTGATGGCCTCAACATAGAATAAACTTAATCATTTATGTGTTGTTTGGGGTCAATATTCCTGTTGTATGATACGGCCAGAGTGCTAGCTCAGTATTTTTAGTGTCCCATCATATGTAGCAAATTCTCGCCAGCCCTATATTAACAGCCCTTGACACCATATTTCAACAGGAAGTGTGAAACTGAAACCCAGTGCTGTCGAGCGTAAACAAAAAGCTGTTTCCAGGGTTTTCTGTCCCTTTGACATTTGCCTTCACCACAACAGGCTGCATCAGCAGAAATTTCACCAATGCCCCCCAAAAAATACCCCAGGAGGGCTTCGACTTACTGCACAGAACTCTTCAAAGGATATCCTGCCGTCTCCGTCCTTGTCTGCGTTGATAATGGTCTTGTCCACGATCTGCTGGAGCTGCGTGTCCTTCAGGTTGTTGCCTACCATCATCTTCAGCACCTGGAAGAGCTCGCCATTGGAGATGTAGCCGTCCTTGTCCATGTCGTAGATCCTGAAAGCAACTGTGGTGCAGGGTGTGGCACGCCGGGAGGGGGAGGAACAGAAGCAGGGGTAAACATGAGTGTTAATCAGTTACTCAGCAACACCCACAGGCCACCAAATGCTGAGAGAACTTGTCTTTGATTCACCTTGTGTCACCTACTAACTAACATTTGAAAGAACAACTCTTTCACCTTTACCTGTTGTGTACCTTTGTCCCTGCTCACCACTGTACACTCTTgagcaaaccaaaacaataatcCCTTAGCAAACATGCTCTTGTTTGGCTTCCAGACACACTGGCTCTAGAGACACTGAAAAACGGGCGACAGGTCCAAAAAGGGGACAGGTCCACGTTAATTGGatagaatgattttttttttttcatttttctggctCGTAACAGCCAAAAAGTTAACTTTGTACACTACTCAACATTTAGTGTTGTTTTCACCAGGGGAGTTTTTTGTTGCAGAAGTAGGACatggtgagaaaaaacagaacaggagGGACACGGGAGACAAAGCCCCAGCAGGTTTATATCCCGGAGCAGCAAAACAACCAGACTTGCTTGGGGATAAGAGACCCTGAACCACTGGTGCTACCTCTGGCCATATGTGGTCTTAATGGAGAAGCAGCTTTACTTACACCGAAGCTTCTGTTCCTTGTCCCCCTTGACGCTGAACTGTGAGACTCCCTCGATGAACTCTGGGAGAGGAGACCAACAATCAGTGCCCGTAAGGATTTTCTACACAGTCTCCACTTCGATAGTACAGACATGAACATCTTGATATTATGGTACGTATTCTTTATGAGGTATACTGATAATGGAAAGGCAAGACAGAGGTGGGGAAATATTCTTCACGACGATAAATAGCACAGTACATTTTAGACGATGTCAGTCGAAACCCTGGTCAGAGCTCCTTCAGTTCTACAACGCCACCTTGTTGTCACTGGCTGTCAAGACTTGGTATTCTGGCTATACATGTCGGATTTCAATTTCCTGATTTCCATTTTGAAAAGCTCTCCCAGCGTAATGAGGAGTTGAGAGACAAGAGAGGCTGCTGGGTGCAAAGTCCCCAGATATCGAgatctgattatttttaatcagcCACTGTAGCTGATAGTTATGTATTTCTTAACTTGGAGAACAACGGGTCTGTTTTGTAAAACTCATCTCAAAGGGTGAGGGGTAATTCCCTTCCTTGGAAGTGGATCGCTTCGCTACTCAAtgactgtatatatttgtgcaTTGACAGCAAGCCCACCATTAATCAGCTTTATTACAGACAATGAGCTTCATAACACACTAACTGCTAATGAAACATGGTACAGCTGCATAATATTGTttgttggaaaaagaaaaaaaacaacccctgCAGTAAATATGAGAACAGCGCAGACGCATTAATACAGTATTAACATTAAGCCCTACGCTCCCTAATGCTGACTCCAGTATGCGCCGTAGTTGCAGTGGTATTAATGGTGAAATCACTTCTTGTACTGGTCGATCTTTTTCTTTAGCACATGCATTTGAGTATAGAGAATTATTTCAACTCAAGACAATGGATTTGTGACAcgtttcttttctattttttatgtaataaattCAACCAGAACTGCTGAGCTCCTGTTCTACAGATACACTGCACACTCATTTGTAGGCTCATATCTATGGTGGGCTCTGTAGCTGATGCAGCTGTTCCTCTTTTTCAGGGATGTACTAAGCTTGGTGTATGCTTGCAAGAAGTTACAAGATTAAAACCTTGATGCCAAATACCAACACCATACAGACCTCAAGTAGTAAAAACATTCCACATTAGTTAGCTGGATAATCTTAAAATTAatgggttgaaaaaaaacaaataaataaaaatcaaggcCTAGACGCAGCTTTTGATCAGACCAAAGCAATTACAAAGGCCTTATTTTAGTCTGATAAAAGACAAGTGAAATTCCTCTGTGTGAAGCGGATGCTCTGCGAAAGTCACAACAACATATGAAGTGTGAAAACTGCGCTACAAAATTCAAACACTGGAAATAACGTAAAGCCCTTCTGAAATATGATGAAGCTGTGATCGAATTTGGGATAGCCGCCAACCTGTAAGAAGACGACACTAGGAGTGTTGTGgtatctttaaaaatatttccccGACTAACGTAGACCAGAATAAAGTTGTAAAATCACACACCGGTAGTTCCGCACACTGGCAGGGTTTATTGCATACCTTTAAAGTCCACCTCTCCGTTCCCATCTGTGTCAAATATGTCGATAACCCTTTGCACCAGCGGGTTCTGTTGCAGCTCCGGCAGTGACATGAACTCCTCCACGCTGAGTGAGCCAGAGTTATCTAGGTCGAGTTTCTTAAACCTCTTCCCTAGCCTCTTAATCTCATCAGCATCGACTGGgcaaagagaaaagcagaagagaatATCCGGGTGAGACAGTTACATTTTCTTTGCTGACATTCAGCTGGCGTTCTAATCCAATGCCTAGATCATcatagtgacaaaaaaaaaacaaaaggaaaagtgtGCAGGGGTCAGCCCCCTAAACTCCGAGCAGCACTACAGGGAAGTACTACTAGGACacaatgaaaaaggaaagagttaAAAGTGAGAGGGAAAGATGAGCCACAGTGCACTGTTCACCTGCAGCAACATTCTCCCAAGATGAATAAAGAATCACATCCACTAAGCCAGTAAATatttctgccaaaaaaaaaaaaaaaaatccttgccAACACCTACATGAACTGTAGTCATAAATGTTAGTACCACCACTTGCAACTAGGTCAAGGACGCCACTTCCGTCCAGCACAGGACTGCTCTAACCGAGCTAACCGTGGACCCGCAGTAACCGCAGTACATTTTGTTCTGCTCTTCTCCAGAGACCTGAAACGGGTGAAACTAGTGAGAAAGCTCCAGTTGCTAGACTGCAAATATTACATGCAGACAGCCCTGACACTGCTCTGACGACACTGCAGTGAACctgaaataggaaaaaaaaaaaaaaaaaaagaaaaagggtaaGGTAGAGAAATGAGAGCTgaggagaaaggggagaggagaaggagtaACGGAGGAATtagcagaaagaaacaaatagtTAGATATCATTTTGCAAACTTACAGCCTTTGTTGTCTACTCGTGCTTTTTTATCAGAAGGGACCCGGATCTTGTGTTCCCCTGCCATTAGAAAAAGCCGTACCTCCCTAGCCTGTTTACTGAAGAACTGCAAGAAGTAATCCAGAAGCAATATCAAAGACAGTTGTTAATTACTATATAAGCTCATTCACACGTGGTCACATGATCCCAATGGCCAACCACAAACTACTACAGCGCCTGCTTTAATCTGGGGTCCTAAATGACACAGGCTATCTATTAATCTTAACTCACAGcgaacagagaggaaggagggacaATAGGAAGGTGTGACAATTTTATGAGGCTCAGTTCATTCCAGTTCTGATCAGGTTTGCTGACCTCCATAAGGACAGCCTGTTCAGGTAAAGTTCACATCATATCAGATTTACATTGAATTGAACCTGAcaactggtgaaaaaaaaaaaaaaagacacttttacCTCAGCCTCCTGGTGGTAACTACAAATAGGACAGGCTGGCATTTGAGGAGGCTCTGATATCTCCTGCTTATGTCAACACAGGTGGCAAACGAGTCCGCAAGAAAGTCATCCAGAGtcataaattaaaggaaaaaaataaattaattaatgaatggAGAAATATAAGAAATGTATACGCTTCCATACAGTGTACGGGGGGGGTCACCAGTAATCAACCCAGTCGAACACTTATGGTAGATTTTGGACCTGCGcattagacagcgctctcccccaccatcatcaaaacaccacagaagggaatatcttttggaagaatgatgTTCAACCCTCCACTAGTCTAATCCGTCGCTCTCCTGTATCTAAAGGTCAAAGTGATTAAAGaccataaaaaataataataattttgagtTATATTCACACTGATACAGGGGGAAGGTATGCACCTTATATACACCTGGATGTGCAGATATGAATGCACATATGGATGTTTGCAGGCATGGGTTAATGATTCTGGGTTGAGGCAATGAGATGTTATACCCTTGGTTCCGCTTATTATTGGatgcagggagagagggagagagacatggGTGTGGGTTGTGTTTTAGGTTCCAGCGTTCTGACAGGCTGTGCTACATCAGCTCCGTGACTAATCAGAGTGTGGTGGAGGAGTACAGGTAGGGGAGGAacgagagagagtgagaaatacagagactgagagagaaaaactggaATGGACGCATCCACAGCAGCAGACTCTTGTGTTGGCTACAACTGAGGAACCAACAAGTGAAGAGCGGCATAACCTGTATTATCTGCCGAGGTCCAATGTACAACTAAACTATACATAAGGTTCTGTCATCACTACTGTAACGATCTTTACAGTAGTGATATCATGCAGTAAACACTTGAACTTCAGGCTTTGAACTCCCTAATTCAGGCAGCTCCAAGCGACCAATGGAGGTGGAGAGTAGGAGAATAGAGATTAGGTCGGTGCACGTGTCCTGGGAAATATGGCATAAAGTCACGTCAGATTTTCTGATATGTACATGTACAATTTCATGTCAAATACCCAAGAAGACCACAAAATAAAGAC
This region of Xiphias gladius isolate SHS-SW01 ecotype Sanya breed wild chromosome 11, ASM1685928v1, whole genome shotgun sequence genomic DNA includes:
- the ppp3r1a gene encoding calcineurin subunit B type 1, with the protein product MGNEASYPLEMCSHFDADEIKRLGKRFKKLDLDNSGSLSVEEFMSLPELQQNPLVQRVIDIFDTDGNGEVDFKEFIEGVSQFSVKGDKEQKLRFAFRIYDMDKDGYISNGELFQVLKMMVGNNLKDTQLQQIVDKTIINADKDGDGRISFEEFCAVVGGLDIHKKMVVDV